The Dehalococcoidia bacterium genome contains the following window.
CGCGGTGCGGCCGGTGGCCGCGGCAGCGCGGACAATACTTGCGCAGCTCCAGCCGCTCCGGGTCGTTGCGGCGGTTCTTCGTCGTCGTATAGGTCCGCTCGCGGCACTCGGTGCAGG
Protein-coding sequences here:
- the rpmG gene encoding 50S ribosomal protein L33, which encodes MAKKEDRQIIHLACTECRERTYTTTKNRRNDPERLELRKYCPRCRGHRPHRETR